A stretch of the Streptococcus suis genome encodes the following:
- the mef(A) gene encoding macrolide efflux MFS transporter Mef(A) encodes MEKYNNWKLKFYTIWAGQALSLITSAILQMAIIFYLTEKTGSAMVLSMASLLGFLPYAVFGPAIGVLVDRHDRKKIMIGADLIIAAAGSVLTIVAFYMELPVWMVMIVLFIRSIGTAFHTPALNAVTPLLVPEEQLTKCAGYSQSLQSISYIVSPAVAALLYSVWELNAIIAIDVLGAVIASITVAIVRIPKLGDRVQSLEPNFIREMKEGIVVLRQNKGLFALLLVGTLYMFVYMPINALFPLISMDYFNGTPVHISITEISFASGMLIGGLLLGLFGNYQKRILLITASIFMMGISLTISGLLPQSGFFIFVVCCAIMGLSVPFYSGVQTALFQEKIKPEYLGRVFSLTGSIMSLAMPIGLILSALFADRIGVNHWFLLSGILIICIAIVCPMITEIRKLDAK; translated from the coding sequence ATGGAAAAATACAACAATTGGAAACTTAAGTTTTATACAATATGGGCAGGGCAAGCACTATCATTAATCACTAGTGCCATCTTGCAAATGGCGATTATTTTTTACCTTACAGAAAAAACTGGATCCGCGATGGTCTTGTCTATGGCTTCACTATTAGGTTTTTTACCCTATGCGGTCTTTGGACCTGCAATTGGTGTGCTAGTGGATCGTCATGATAGGAAGAAGATAATGATTGGTGCTGATTTAATTATCGCAGCAGCTGGTTCGGTGCTTACTATTGTTGCATTCTATATGGAGCTACCTGTCTGGATGGTTATGATAGTATTGTTTATCCGTAGCATTGGAACAGCTTTTCACACCCCGGCTCTCAATGCGGTTACGCCACTTTTAGTACCAGAAGAACAGCTTACGAAATGTGCAGGCTATAGTCAGTCTTTGCAGTCTATAAGCTATATTGTTAGTCCGGCGGTTGCAGCACTCTTATACTCCGTTTGGGAACTAAATGCTATTATTGCCATCGATGTATTGGGTGCTGTGATTGCATCTATTACGGTAGCAATTGTACGTATTCCTAAGCTGGGTGATCGAGTGCAAAGTTTGGAACCAAATTTCATAAGAGAAATGAAAGAAGGAATTGTCGTTCTGAGACAAAACAAAGGATTGTTTGCCTTATTACTCGTTGGAACATTATATATGTTTGTTTATATGCCAATTAATGCACTATTCCCTTTAATAAGCATGGATTACTTTAATGGAACACCTGTGCATATTTCTATTACGGAAATTTCCTTTGCATCTGGAATGTTGATAGGGGGTCTATTATTAGGGTTATTTGGGAATTACCAAAAGCGAATCTTATTAATAACGGCATCCATTTTTATGATGGGGATAAGCTTAACCATTTCAGGATTACTTCCCCAAAGTGGATTTTTCATTTTTGTAGTCTGCTGTGCAATAATGGGGCTTTCTGTTCCGTTTTACAGCGGTGTGCAAACAGCTCTTTTTCAGGAGAAAATTAAGCCTGAATATTTAGGACGTGTATTTTCTTTAACTGGAAGTATCATGTCTCTTGCTATGCCAATTGGATTAATTCTTTCTGCACTCTTTGCTGATAGAATCGGTGTAAATCATTGGTTTTTACTATCAGGTATTTTAATTATTTGCATTGCAATAGTTTGCCCAATGATAACTGAGATTAGAAAATTAGATGCAAAATAA
- a CDS encoding class I SAM-dependent methyltransferase encodes MKENKYDDNIFFQKYSQMSRSQKGLAGAGEWETLKKMLPDFKGKRVLDLGCGYGWHCIYAMENGASSVVGVDISHKMLEVAKGKTHFPQIEYECCAIEDVDFPEESFDVILSSLAFHYVADYENLIKKIYRMLKAGGNLVFTVEHPVFTAHGTQDWYYNEKGEILHFPVDNYYYEGKRTAMFLEEKVTKYHRTLTTYLNTLLSNSFIINQIVEPQPPENMMDIPGMADEMRRPMMLIVSAKKKM; translated from the coding sequence ATGAAAGAAAACAAATATGATGATAATATATTTTTTCAAAAATACAGTCAAATGAGTCGCTCGCAGAAAGGACTGGCTGGTGCGGGAGAATGGGAGACTTTGAAAAAGATGCTACCTGATTTTAAGGGTAAGCGTGTGCTTGATTTAGGATGCGGCTATGGATGGCACTGTATATATGCGATGGAAAACGGTGCTTCCTCTGTAGTAGGTGTTGATATTTCTCATAAAATGCTCGAAGTAGCAAAAGGAAAAACCCATTTTCCACAGATTGAATATGAATGCTGTGCCATAGAAGATGTGGATTTCCCAGAGGAGAGCTTTGATGTAATACTAAGTTCGCTTGCGTTTCATTATGTAGCAGACTATGAGAATTTAATAAAAAAGATATATAGGATGCTGAAGGCTGGTGGCAATTTAGTTTTTACAGTTGAACATCCTGTTTTTACTGCTCATGGAACACAAGACTGGTATTATAACGAAAAAGGAGAAATACTGCATTTCCCGGTGGACAATTATTATTATGAGGGCAAACGGACAGCTATGTTTTTGGAAGAAAAGGTTACAAAATATCATAGAACACTGACCACATATCTAAATACACTGCTTTCAAATAGTTTTATAATAAATCAGATTGTGGAGCCACAGCCGCCAGAGAACATGATGGATATTCCGGGGATGGCGGATGAAATGCGACGCCCAATGATGCTGATTGTATCGGCAAAAAAGAAGATGTAA
- a CDS encoding topoisomerase → MPTKRSGPLVGKCPKCGNNIVLKKSFYGCSNYPECTFTLAEHFRKKKLTKTNVKELLEGKETLVKGIKTKDRKSYNAVVKIGEKGYIDFISFSK, encoded by the coding sequence ATTCCCACTAAGCGCTCGGGACCCCTTGTAGGAAAATGTCCTAAGTGTGGCAACAATATTGTATTAAAAAAATCGTTTTATGGTTGTTCAAATTATCCTGAATGTACCTTCACTTTAGCTGAACATTTTAGAAAGAAAAAACTCACCAAAACAAATGTAAAAGAATTACTAGAGGGAAAAGAAACCCTGGTAAAAGGAATCAAAACGAAAGATAGAAAGTCCTACAATGCCGTTGTAAAAATCGGAGAAAAGGGATATATTGATTTTATCTCTTTTTCAAAATAA
- the catA gene encoding type A chloramphenicol O-acetyltransferase, with translation MKFNLIDIEDWNRKPYFEHYLNAVRCTYSMTANLEITSLLREIKLKGLKLYPTLIYIITTVVNRHKEFRTSFDQNGKLGYWDSMNPSYTIFHKDNETFSSIWTEYDENFPRFYYNYLEDIRNYSDVMNFMPKAGQPANTINVSSIPWVNFTGFNLNIYNDATYLIPIFTMGKYFQQDNKILLPMSVQVHHAVCDGYHTSRFFNEVQELVSNFETWLGEK, from the coding sequence ATGAAATTTAATTTGATAGATATAGAGGATTGGAATAGAAAGCCATACTTTGAGCATTATTTAAATGCGGTAAGGTGCACTTACAGTATGACTGCAAATTTAGAGATAACTAGTTTACTGCGTGAAATTAAACTTAAGGGCCTGAAACTGTACCCTACGCTTATTTATATCATCACAACTGTAGTTAATCGTCACAAGGAGTTCCGCACCAGTTTTGATCAAAACGGTAAGTTAGGATACTGGGATAGTATGAACCCAAGTTATACTATCTTTCATAAGGATAACGAAACTTTTTCAAGTATTTGGACAGAGTATGACGAGAACTTCCCACGTTTCTACTATAATTACCTTGAGGATATCAGAAACTATAGCGACGTTATGAATTTCATGCCTAAGGCAGGTCAACCTGCTAACACAATTAATGTGTCCAGCATTCCTTGGGTGAATTTTACCGGATTCAACTTGAATATATATAATGATGCAACATATCTAATCCCTATTTTTACTATGGGTAAGTATTTTCAGCAGGATAATAAAATTTTATTACCTATGTCTGTACAGGTGCATCATGCGGTTTGCGACGGTTACCATACCAGCAGATTTTTTAATGAGGTACAGGAATTAGTCTCAAATTTTGAGACATGGTTAGGAGAAAAATAA
- a CDS encoding chromosome partitioning protein ParA produces MIQYYYTKKEWGVVMVKEELKILEELRRILNSKNEAIVILNNYFKGGVGKSKLSTMFAYLTDKFNLKVLMIDKDLQATLTKDLAKTFKVELPRVNFYEGLKNGNLASSIIHLTDNLDLIPGTFDLMLLPKLTRSWTFENESRLLATLLAPLKSDYDLIIIDTVPTPSVYTNNAIVASDYVMIPLQAEEESTNNIQNYISYLIDLQEQFNPGLDMIGFVPYLVDTDSATIKSNLEELYKQHKEDNLVFQNIIKRSNKVSTWSKNGITEHKGYDKKVLSMYENVFFEMLERIIQLENEKE; encoded by the coding sequence ATGATACAATATTACTATACAAAAAAAGAATGGGGCGTAGTTATGGTGAAGGAAGAACTAAAAATACTTGAAGAATTAAGACGTATTTTAAACAGTAAAAATGAAGCAATTGTTATCTTAAACAATTATTTTAAAGGTGGTGTTGGAAAGTCAAAATTATCGACTATGTTTGCTTATTTGACAGACAAATTTAATTTAAAAGTTTTAATGATCGATAAGGACTTACAAGCAACATTGACAAAAGACTTAGCAAAAACATTTAAGGTAGAATTGCCACGTGTCAATTTTTATGAAGGCTTGAAAAATGGAAACTTGGCTTCTTCTATTATTCATTTGACTGATAATTTAGACTTGATCCCTGGCACGTTTGATTTGATGTTACTGCCAAAATTAACTCGCTCATGGACGTTTGAAAATGAAAGTAGATTGCTTGCTACTCTTTTAGCACCTTTAAAAAGTGACTATGATCTCATTATTATTGATACTGTACCAACGCCAAGCGTTTATACAAATAATGCAATCGTGGCAAGTGATTACGTTATGATCCCTTTACAAGCAGAAGAAGAAAGTACAAACAACATTCAAAACTATATTTCCTATTTGATTGATTTACAAGAACAGTTTAACCCTGGACTAGATATGATCGGTTTTGTTCCTTATTTAGTTGATACGGACAGCGCAACGATAAAATCAAACCTGGAAGAACTGTACAAGCAACATAAAGAAGATAACTTGGTTTTCCAAAATATTATCAAGCGAAGTAATAAAGTAAGTACCTGGTCTAAAAACGGCATTACAGAACACAAAGGCTATGACAAAAAAGTTTTATCCATGTATGAGAACGTATTTTTTGAAATGCTTGAGCGAATCATTCAATTAGAAAACGAAAAAGAATAG
- a CDS encoding ISLre2 family transposase: protein MNIINDITGKIIKHMAYLADKPLSGQAALAGAVEDTLGLMMEIGADIIRDYIEMLEEGLITSEDRKAEWNVHIKNREKTIATKLGDITYKRTYYRNRETGAFRHLVDDLLEVEPHERIDLGLKEDMHKKAKEMSYQQVIDSYDNISITSRTTVKNVIHKAPMETAGLGSIEKPKEKKRVPVIYIEADEDHVHQQKGKGMLMKLAYIHDGKEAVEVVTTAKRKRMRLIESKYITGLYPQNDELWFEVLDYLEEHYDLDYVERIFLSGDGAPWIRAGSDILPKCHFVIDGFHLSKYIKSATTLYSGFERKLKRAVYSGDKEWVEAYFDSIEGNDHTPEELKRFASCKSYILGNWDEIQNRHKDGYVECSAEGHVSHMLSHRLSSRPLSWSKKGSENIAKLRVYTQNGGSILRLLKTGREDFTEEKTEIKCNIKSLKSRKKAIQGFSSNITILKTGKRTNMYKLLKQIRYA, encoded by the coding sequence ATGAATATTATAAACGACATCACAGGAAAAATCATTAAACATATGGCATATTTGGCTGATAAACCTTTAAGTGGACAAGCAGCATTGGCTGGAGCAGTAGAGGATACTCTAGGCTTGATGATGGAAATAGGAGCAGATATCATAAGGGACTATATTGAGATGCTAGAAGAAGGTCTGATAACCAGCGAGGATAGAAAGGCTGAGTGGAACGTGCATATCAAGAATAGAGAAAAGACCATAGCAACAAAACTCGGTGATATTACATATAAGCGCACTTATTACAGGAATAGAGAAACTGGTGCCTTCCGGCACCTGGTAGATGATCTCTTGGAAGTGGAGCCTCACGAAAGAATTGATCTGGGCTTAAAAGAAGATATGCATAAGAAAGCGAAGGAAATGTCCTATCAGCAAGTGATTGATAGCTACGACAACATCAGCATCACCAGCAGGACTACCGTTAAAAATGTAATCCATAAAGCACCGATGGAGACAGCTGGATTAGGAAGCATAGAGAAACCAAAAGAAAAGAAAAGAGTACCTGTCATCTATATCGAAGCCGATGAAGATCATGTGCACCAACAAAAAGGAAAAGGAATGTTGATGAAGCTAGCTTATATTCATGATGGCAAAGAGGCTGTTGAAGTCGTGACTACTGCAAAAAGAAAGCGTATGCGCTTAATTGAATCAAAATATATAACAGGGCTGTATCCTCAGAATGATGAGTTATGGTTTGAAGTGTTAGATTACTTGGAAGAACATTATGATCTGGATTATGTGGAAAGAATCTTCCTCTCAGGGGATGGGGCTCCATGGATCCGAGCTGGTAGTGATATATTGCCAAAGTGTCATTTTGTCATCGATGGATTCCATTTATCGAAGTACATCAAGAGCGCCACAACGCTCTATTCAGGCTTTGAGCGTAAGCTCAAGAGAGCGGTGTATTCAGGGGACAAAGAGTGGGTTGAGGCTTATTTTGACAGTATAGAAGGAAATGACCATACCCCAGAAGAACTAAAGCGTTTTGCGAGCTGTAAAAGCTATATCTTAGGGAACTGGGATGAAATTCAAAATAGGCATAAAGACGGCTATGTAGAATGCAGTGCAGAAGGCCATGTAAGCCACATGCTCTCACATAGGTTGAGTTCTCGCCCATTGTCTTGGAGTAAAAAAGGAAGTGAAAATATAGCCAAGTTGCGTGTATACACACAAAATGGTGGCTCTATTCTTCGACTCTTAAAAACCGGTAGAGAAGATTTCACAGAGGAAAAAACTGAAATAAAATGCAATATAAAATCCCTTAAATCCAGGAAAAAGGCAATTCAGGGATTCTCAAGTAATATCACAATATTGAAAACTGGAAAACGAACAAACATGTACAAGTTGCTTAAACAGATTAGATACGCATAA
- a CDS encoding DNA recombinase, translated as MKYFEVELENPDEFLKLQTEDFVKANRLLLRKIIQSVTVYEEHFVISFKSGIELEV; from the coding sequence ATGAAATATTTTGAGGTTGAGTTAGAAAATCCTGATGAATTTTTAAAACTACAAACAGAAGATTTTGTGAAAGCTAATCGCTTGCTACTAAGGAAGATAATCCAGAGCGTTACAGTCTATGAAGAACACTTCGTCATATCCTTTAAATCTGGCATCGAATTGGAAGTATGA
- the msr gene encoding Msr family ABC-F type ribosomal protection protein has protein sequence MELILKAKDIRVEFKGRDVLDINELEVYDYDRIGLVGVNGAGKSTLLRVLLGELTPPGCKMNRLGELAYIPQLDEVTLQVEKDFALVGKLGVEQLDIQTMSGGEETRLKIAQALSAQVHGILADEPTSHLDREGIDFLIGQLKYFTGALLVISHDRYFLDEIVDKIWELKDGKITEYWGNYSDYLHQKEEERKSQAAEYEQFIAERARLERAAEEKRKQARKIEQKAKGASKKKSTEGGGRLAHQKSIGSKEKMMHNAAKSLEHRIAALGNVEAPEDIRRIRFRQSKALELHNPYPIVGTEINKIFGDKALFENASFQIPLGAKVALTGGNGTGKTTLIQMILNHEEGISISPKAKIGYFAQNGYKYNSNQNVMEFMQEDCDYNISEIRSVLASMGFKQNDIGKSLSVLSGGEIIKLLLAKMLMGRYNILLMDEPSNFLDIPSLEALEILMKEYAGTIVFITHDKRLLENVADVVYEIRDKKINLKH, from the coding sequence ATGGAATTAATATTAAAAGCAAAAGACATTCGTGTGGAATTCAAAGGACGCGATGTTTTAGATATAAATGAATTAGAAGTATATGATTATGACCGTATTGGTTTAGTAGGAGTAAATGGTGCTGGAAAAAGCACTTTACTCAGGGTACTTTTAGGAGAATTAACTCCCCCAGGATGTAAAATGAATCGTCTGGGTGAACTTGCCTATATTCCCCAGTTGGACGAAGTAACTTTGCAGGTGGAAAAAGATTTTGCACTTGTAGGCAAGCTCGGTGTTGAGCAATTAGATATACAGACCATGAGCGGTGGTGAAGAAACAAGGCTTAAAATAGCACAGGCCTTATCGGCACAGGTTCATGGTATTTTAGCGGATGAACCTACGAGCCATTTAGACCGTGAAGGAATTGATTTTCTAATTGGACAGCTAAAATATTTTACAGGTGCACTGTTAGTTATTAGTCATGACCGCTATTTTCTTGATGAAATAGTAGATAAAATATGGGAACTGAAAGATGGCAAAATCACTGAGTATTGGGGAAACTATTCTGATTATCTTCATCAGAAAGAGGAAGAACGCAAGAGCCAAGCTGCAGAATACGAACAATTTATTGCGGAACGTGCCCGATTAGAAAGGGCTGCGGAGGAAAAGCGAAAACAGGCTCGTAAAATAGAACAGAAGGCGAAAGGTGCTTCAAAGAAAAAAAGTACTGAAGGCGGAGGGCGTTTAGCTCATCAAAAATCAATAGGAAGTAAGGAAAAAATGATGCATAATGCCGCTAAATCCCTAGAGCACAGGATTGCAGCTTTAGGAAATGTAGAAGCTCCGGAAGACATTCGCAGAATTCGTTTCAGGCAAAGTAAAGCATTGGAGCTCCATAATCCATACCCTATAGTCGGTACGGAAATTAATAAAATATTTGGGGATAAGGCACTGTTTGAAAATGCATCTTTTCAAATTCCTCTAGGAGCAAAAGTGGCGTTAACTGGTGGTAATGGAACCGGAAAAACAACTTTAATCCAAATGATCTTAAACCATGAAGAAGGAATTTCTATTTCACCTAAGGCAAAAATAGGTTACTTTGCACAGAATGGTTACAAGTACAACAGTAATCAGAATGTCATGGAGTTTATGCAGGAGGATTGTGATTACAATATATCAGAAATTCGTTCAGTGCTAGCATCTATGGGGTTCAAACAGAACGATATTGGAAAAAGTTTATCTGTTTTAAGCGGTGGAGAAATTATAAAATTGTTGCTAGCTAAAATGCTCATGGGTAGATATAACATCCTACTAATGGATGAACCCAGTAACTTCCTTGACATACCAAGTTTAGAGGCTTTGGAAATACTAATGAAGGAGTATGCCGGAACTATCGTGTTTATCACCCACGATAAACGCTTACTCGAAAATGTAGCTGATGTAGTTTATGAAATTAGAGATAAGAAAATAAATCTGAAACATTAA
- the erm(B) gene encoding 23S rRNA (adenine(2058)-N(6))-methyltransferase Erm(B) → MNKNIKYSQNFLTSEKVLNQIIKQLNLKETDTVYEIGTGKGHLTTKLAKISKQVTSIELDSHLFNLSSEKLKLNTRVTLIHQDILQFQFPNKQRYKIVGNIPYHLSTQIIKKVVFESHASDIYLIVEEGFYKRTLDIHRTLGLLLHTQVSIQQLLKLPAECFNPKPKVNSVLIKLTRHTTDVPDKYWKLYTYFVSKWVNREYRQLFTKNQFHQAMKHAKVNNLSTVTYEQVLSIFNSYLLFNGRK, encoded by the coding sequence ATGAACAAAAATATAAAATATTCTCAAAACTTTTTAACGAGTGAAAAAGTACTCAACCAAATAATAAAACAATTGAATTTAAAAGAAACCGATACCGTTTACGAAATTGGAACAGGTAAAGGGCATTTAACGACGAAACTGGCTAAAATAAGTAAACAGGTAACGTCTATTGAATTAGACAGTCATCTATTCAACTTATCGTCAGAAAAATTAAAACTGAATACTCGTGTCACTTTAATTCACCAAGATATTCTACAGTTTCAATTCCCTAACAAACAGAGGTATAAAATTGTTGGGAATATTCCTTACCATTTAAGCACACAAATTATTAAAAAAGTGGTTTTTGAAAGCCATGCGTCTGACATCTATCTGATTGTTGAAGAAGGATTCTACAAGCGTACCTTGGATATTCACCGAACACTAGGGTTGCTCTTGCACACTCAAGTCTCGATTCAGCAATTGCTTAAGCTGCCAGCGGAATGCTTTAATCCTAAACCAAAAGTAAACAGTGTCTTAATAAAACTTACCCGCCATACCACAGATGTTCCAGATAAATATTGGAAGCTATATACGTACTTTGTTTCAAAATGGGTCAATCGAGAATATCGTCAACTGTTTACTAAAAATCAGTTTCATCAAGCAATGAAACACGCCAAAGTAAACAATTTAAGTACCGTTACTTATGAGCAAGTATTGTCTATTTTTAATAGTTATCTATTATTTAACGGGAGGAAATAA
- the mef(A) gene encoding macrolide efflux MFS transporter Mef(A) encodes MEKYNNWKRKFYAIWAGQAVSLITSAILQMAIIFYLTEKTGSALVLSMASLVGFLPYAILGPAIGVLVDRHDRKKIMIGADLIIAAAGAMLAIVAFYMELPVWMVMIVLFIRSIGTAFHTPALNAVTPLLVPEEQLTKCAGYSQSLQSISYIVSPAVAALLYSVWDLNAIIAIDVLGAVIASITVAIVRIPKLGNQVQSLEPNFIREMKEGIVVLRQNKGLFALLLLGTLYTFVYMPINALFPLISMEYFNGTPVHISITEISFAFGMLAGGLLLGRLGSFEKPVLLITSSFFIMGASLAVSGILPPNGFVIFVVCCAIMGLSVPFYSGVQIALYQEKIKPEYLGRVFSLTGSIMSLAMPIGLILSGFFADKIGVNHWFLLSGILIIGIAIVCPMITEVRRLDLK; translated from the coding sequence ATGGAAAAATACAACAATTGGAAACGAAAATTTTATGCAATATGGGCAGGGCAAGCAGTATCATTAATCACTAGTGCCATCCTGCAAATGGCGATTATTTTTTACCTTACAGAAAAAACAGGATCTGCGTTGGTCTTGTCTATGGCTTCATTAGTAGGTTTTTTACCCTATGCGATTTTGGGGCCTGCCATTGGTGTGCTAGTGGATCGTCATGATAGGAAGAAGATAATGATTGGTGCCGATTTAATTATCGCAGCAGCTGGTGCAATGCTTGCTATTGTTGCATTCTATATGGAGCTACCTGTCTGGATGGTTATGATAGTATTGTTTATCCGTAGCATTGGAACAGCTTTTCATACCCCAGCGCTCAATGCGGTTACACCACTTTTAGTACCAGAAGAACAGCTAACGAAATGCGCAGGCTATAGTCAGTCTTTGCAGTCTATAAGCTATATTGTTAGTCCGGCAGTTGCAGCACTCTTATACTCCGTTTGGGATTTAAATGCTATTATTGCCATCGACGTATTGGGTGCTGTGATTGCATCTATTACGGTAGCAATTGTACGTATACCTAAGCTGGGTAATCAAGTGCAAAGTTTGGAACCAAATTTCATAAGAGAAATGAAAGAAGGAATTGTCGTTCTGAGACAAAACAAAGGATTGTTTGCCTTATTACTCTTAGGAACACTATATACTTTTGTTTATATGCCAATTAATGCACTATTCCCTTTAATAAGCATGGAATACTTTAATGGAACACCTGTGCATATTTCTATTACGGAAATTTCCTTTGCATTTGGAATGCTAGCAGGAGGCTTATTGTTAGGAAGATTAGGGAGCTTCGAAAAGCCTGTATTACTAATAACTAGTTCATTTTTTATAATGGGGGCCAGTTTAGCCGTTTCGGGAATACTTCCTCCAAATGGATTTGTAATATTTGTAGTTTGCTGTGCAATAATGGGGCTTTCGGTGCCATTTTATAGCGGCGTGCAAATAGCTCTTTATCAGGAGAAAATTAAACCTGAATATTTAGGACGTGTATTTTCTTTGACCGGAAGTATCATGTCACTTGCTATGCCAATTGGGTTAATTCTTTCTGGATTCTTTGCTGATAAAATCGGTGTAAATCATTGGTTTTTACTATCAGGTATTTTAATTATTGGCATTGCTATAGTTTGCCCAATGATAACTGAGGTTAGAAGATTAGATTTAAAATAA
- a CDS encoding 23S rRNA methyltransferase attenuation leader peptide: protein MLVFQMRYQMRYVDKTSTVLKQTKNSDYADK, encoded by the coding sequence ATGTTGGTATTCCAAATGCGTTATCAAATGCGTTATGTAGATAAAACATCTACTGTTTTGAAACAGACTAAAAACAGTGATTACGCAGATAAATAA
- a CDS encoding peptide-binding protein: MIVGNLGAQKAKRNDTPISAKKDIMGDKTVRVRADLHHIIKIETAKNGGNVKEVMDQALEEYIRKYLPDKL; this comes from the coding sequence GTGATTGTGGGAAATTTAGGCGCACAAAAAGCAAAACGAAATGATACACCAATCAGTGCAAAAAAAGATATAATGGGAGATAAGACGGTTCGTGTTCGTGCTGACTTGCACCATATCATAAAAATCGAAACAGCAAAGAATGGCGGAAACGTAAAAGAAGTTATGGATCAAGCCTTAGAAGAATATATACGGAAATATTTACCTGACAAACTTTAA
- a CDS encoding GrpB family protein: MFIRVVPYDPFWEVEYENESQMIRNILKDILVEIYHIGSTAVKGLSAKPIIDIMPVVTNISLVDKHNEEFVAIGYECMGEFGVERRRYFRKGGDNRTHQIHIFEQSNHKDINRHIAVRDFLRTHPDIALEYGELKMKLAFRFPDDIEGYCAGKNAFIKQLEKDALQWWQILKGLQEAAEDNPYN, translated from the coding sequence TTGTTTATACGAGTAGTTCCGTATGACCCCTTTTGGGAAGTAGAGTATGAAAATGAATCACAGATGATAAGGAACATATTGAAGGATATATTGGTGGAGATTTACCATATTGGTAGTACAGCAGTTAAAGGGTTATCCGCTAAGCCAATCATTGATATAATGCCTGTAGTGACAAATATTAGTTTGGTTGATAAGCATAACGAAGAATTTGTAGCCATTGGATATGAGTGTATGGGTGAATTTGGTGTTGAAAGACGGAGATATTTCCGCAAGGGTGGCGATAATAGAACACACCAGATTCATATTTTTGAGCAAAGCAATCACAAAGATATTAATAGGCATATAGCGGTAAGGGACTTTCTGCGTACACATCCTGACATCGCTTTAGAGTATGGTGAATTAAAGATGAAACTGGCTTTTCGATTTCCAGATGATATTGAAGGCTACTGCGCTGGTAAGAATGCTTTTATAAAGCAGCTAGAGAAAGATGCTTTGCAATGGTGGCAAATTCTCAAAGGATTGCAAGAAGCAGCTGAGGATAATCCGTATAACTAA